A region from the Pempheris klunzingeri isolate RE-2024b chromosome 17, fPemKlu1.hap1, whole genome shotgun sequence genome encodes:
- the gcat gene encoding 2-amino-3-ketobutyrate coenzyme A ligase, mitochondrial — translation MSLGKAARSLVNPVRTALRPSASALGRSYAAVAEARAVLESELDSIRAAGTWKAERIITSKQGPQINVDGSRSGILNFCANNYLGLSSHPEVVQAGIDALKSYGAGLSSVRFICGTQDLHKNLEQKLAEFHEREDCILYASCFDANAGLFEVLLGPDDAVLSDELNHASIIDGIRLCRAKRLRYKHMDLSDLENKLRESQSSRMRLIVTDGVFSMDGDVAPLPGICDLAEQYGAMVFIDECHATGFLGSRGRGTDELLGVMDRVHIVNSTLGKALGGAAGGYTVGPKPLIDLLRQRSRPYLFSNSLPPPVVGCATRAVDLLLASNEIAQSMTAKTMRFRNKMTQAGFTIAGSAHPICPVMLGDARLASVIADDMLKLGVYVIGFSYPVVPKGKARIRVQISAAHTDEDIDHCVDAFIQTGRKHGVVS, via the exons ATGTCTCTCGGAAAAGCCGCCCGGAGTTTGGTGAACCCGGTCCGGACCGCTCTGCGGCCCTCGGCCTCGGCTCTGGGCCGCAGTTACGCCGCTGTGGCCGAAGCCAGAGCGGTGCTGGAGAGCGAGCTGGACAGCATCCGAGCCGCGGGGACGTGGAAAGCGGAGCGGATCATCACGTCCAAGCAGGGTCCTCAGATCAACGTGGACGGCAGTCGGAGCG GCATATTGAATTTCTGTGCCAACAACTACCTTGGACTGTCCAGCCATCCAGAAGTGGTGCAGGCAGGGATCGATGCTTTAAAGTCATATGGTGCTGGATTGAGCTCCGTCAGATTCATCTGTGGCACACAG GATCTGCACAAAAATCTGGAGCAGAAGCTCGCAGAGTTTCACGAGAGGGAGGACTGCATTCTGTATGCCAGCTGTTTTGATGCCAATGCTGGACTGTTTGAG GTTCTGTTGGGCCCAGATGACGCAGTGCTGTCCGATGAGCTGAACCACGCCTCCATCATCGATGGGATCCGTCTGTGTCGAGCAAAGAGGCTGCGCTACAAACACATGGACCTCAGCGATCTGGAGAACAAGCTCAGAGAGtcccag TCATCTCGTATGCGCCTGATAGTGACAGACGGGGTTTTCTCCATGGATGGAGACGTGGCTCCTTTACCAGGAATCTGTGACCTGGCTGAACAGTACGGAGCCATGGTGTTTATAGACGAGTGCCACGCCACCGGCTTCCTGGGGTCCCGGGGCAG AGGAACAGACGAGCTCCTGGGAGTGATGGACAGAGTTCACATTGTCAACTCCACTCTGGGGAAAGCCCTGGGAGGAGCCGCTG gCGGCTACACAGTTGGCCCTAAGCCTCTCATTGACCTGCTGAGGCAGCGCTCGCGGCCGTACCTGTTCTCCaactccctcccccctcccgtGGTGGGCTGCGCCACCCGGGCTGTGGACCTGCTGCTCGCCTCCAATGAGATTGCACAGAGCATGACGGCCAAAACCATGAG GTTCAGGAACAAGATGACGCAGGCCGGCTTCACCATTGCCGGATCGGCTCACCCGATCTGTCCCGTGATGCTGGGCGACGCACGGCTGGCCTCTGTGATTGCTGATGATATGCTGAAACTAG GAGTGTACGTGATTGGATTCTCCTACCCAGTCGTACCGAAGGGCAAAGCCAGAATCCGCGTTCAGATTTCAGCCGCCCACACAGATGAAGACATCGACCACTGCGTCGACGCTTTCATCCAGACTGGCAGAAAGCATGGAGTCGTCTCCTGA
- the mcm5 gene encoding DNA replication licensing factor MCM5: MSGFDDPGVYYSDSFGGGEGHGVDEGGQKRIQIKKRFREFLRQFRVGTDRTGFTFKYRDDLKRHYTLGEYWVEVEMEDLASFDEDLSDCLYKLPSENLPLLEEAAKEVADEVTRPRPAGEETVQDVQVMLKSDAHHASIRGLKSEQVSRLVKVHGIIISATSVKAKATKVCLQCRGCRSVISNIPLPPGLQGYALPRKCNSENAGRVKCPVDPYFIIPDRCVCVDFQTLRLQESPDAVPHGEMPRHLQLYCDRYLCDRVVPGNRVTIMGIYSIKKMAAAKTKGREKSAGVGIRASYLRVVGIQVDTEGAGRGATGSVSPQEEEELRALAASPNVYGSLARSVAPSIYGSDDLKKAITSLLFGGSRKRLPDGLTRRGDINLLMLGDPGTAKSQLLKFVERCSPVGVYTSGKGSSAAGLTASVLRDPNTRGFIMEGGAMVLADGGVVCIDEFDKMREDDRVAIHEAMEQQTISIAKAGITTTLNSRCSVLAAANSVFGRWDDTKGEDNIDFMPTILSRFDMIFIIKDHHDQQRDMTLARHVMNVHLSAQTQTEGVEGEIPLATFKKYIAYARTKCGPRLSAAAAEKLKNRYVVMRSGAREHERETDKRPSIPITVRQLEAVVRIAESLAKMKLQAVAGEEEVDEALRLFQVSTLDAALSGSLSGVEGFTSQEDQEMISRVEKQLKRRFAIGSQVSEHSIVQDFTKQKYPEHAIYKVLHLMLRRGELQHRMQRKVLYRVK, from the exons ATGTCTGGCTTTGACGACCCGGGGGTGTACTACAGTGACAGCTTCGGAGGTGGAGAGGGCCACGGCGTGGATGAAGGCGGACAGAAGAGGATCCAGATCAAGAAACGGTTCCGTGAGTTTCTCCGGCAGTTCAGAGTGGGGACCGACCGCACCGGCTTCACTTTCAAATACAG AGATGATCTTAAGAGACACTACACTCTGGGGGAGTActgggtggaggtggagatggaggatCTCGCCAGCTTTGACGAGGACCTGTCGGACTGTCTCTACAAGCTCCCCTCTGAGAACCTGCCGCTG CTGGAGGAAGCTGCAAAGGAGGTAGCTGATGAGGTGACCCGTCCCCGGCCTGCAGGGGAGGAGACGGTCCAGGACGTCCAGGTCATGTTGAAGAGCGACGCGCATCACGCTTCCATTCGTGGCCTCAAG tcTGAGCAGGTGTCTCGCCTGGTGAAGGTACACGGCATCATCATCTCGGCCACATCAGTGAAGGCCAAGGCCACCAAGGTGTGTCTGCAGTGCCGCGGCTGTCGCTCTGTCATCAGTAACATCCCCTTGCCTCCAGGCCTGCAGGGTTACGCTCTGCCACGCAAGTGCAACTC TGAGAATGCTGGAAGGGTGAAGTGTCCCGTGGATCCCTACTTCATCATCCCAGACCGCTGCGTTTGCGTTGACTTCCAGACTCTCCGCCTGCAGGAATCTCCAGATGCTGTGCCACATGGAGAGATGCCCCGTCACCTGCAGCTCTACTGTGATAG GTATCTGTGTGACCGTGTGGTCCCAGGCAACAGAGTGACTATCATGGGTATCTACTCCATCAAGAAGATGGCGGCTGCAAAGAccaaaggcagagagaaaagtgcAGGTGTGGGCATTCGTGCATCCTACCTGCGAGTGGTTGGCATCCAGGTGGACACAGAAGGGGCAG GCCGTGGTGCCACTGGATCAGTCTCtccacaggaagaggaggaactgAGAGCACTGGCTGCTTCACCCAACGTCTACGGCTCTCTGGCGCGCTCCGTAGCTCCATCCATCTACGGCAGCGATGACCTGAAAAAGGCCATCACCAGTCTGCTGTTTGGAGGTTCAAGGAAGAG GCTTCCTGACGGTCTCACTCGTAGGGGGGACATCAACCTGCTGATGCTGGGAGATCCTGGCACGGCAAAGTCTCAGCTGCTCAAGTTTGTGGAGCGGTGTTCACCTGTTGGG GTTTATACCTCGGGTAAGGGCAGCAGTGCAGCTGGTCTGACTGCCTCTGTGTTGAGGGACCCCAACACTCGTGGATTCATTATGGAAGGGGGAGCCATGGTGCTGGCCGACGGGGGAGTTGTGTGCATCGATGAGTTCGACAAG atgagAGAGGACGACAGAGTGGCCATTCATGAAGCCATGGAGCAGCAGACCATCTCCATCGCAAAG GCCGGCATCACCACCACCCTGAACTCTCGCTGCTCAGTGCTAGCTGCAGCTAACTCTGTGTTTGGCCGCTGGGACGACACAAAGGGGGAGGACAACATTGACTTCATGCCCACCATCTTGTCCCGTTTTGacatgatcttcatcatcaAAGATCACCACGACCAGCAAAGAGACATG ACGCTGGCCCGTCACGTGATGAATGTCCACCTGAGTGCTCAGACGCAGACGGAGGGCGTCGAGGGCGAGATTCCACTGGCCACCTTCAAGAAATACATCGCCTATGCCAGAAC TAAATGCGGCCCCCGGCTCTCTGCTGCGGCGGCGGAGAAGCTGAAGAACCGATACGTGGTGATGAGGAGCGGAGCACGAGAGCACGAAAGAGAGACGGACAAAAGACCCTCCATCCCCATCACTGTCCG GCAGCTGGAGGCTGTGGTGCGTATTGCAGAATCCCTGGCCAAGATGAAGCTGCAGGCTGTGGccggagaggaggaggttgaCGAGGCCCTCAGACTCTTCCAGGTTTCTACACTGGACGCTGCGCTGTCTGGCAgcctctcag GAGTGGAGGGCTTCACTTCTCAGGAGGACCAGGAAATGATCTCGCGCGTTGAGAAGCAGCTGAAGAGGCGCTTTGCTATCGGCTCCCAGGTGTCTGAGCACAGCATCGTCCAAGACTTCACCAAACAG AAATATCCAGAGCACGCCATCTACAAAGTCCTCCACCTGATGCTGAGGAGGGGCGAGCTTCAGCACCGCATGCAGAGGAAAGTGCTCTACAGAGTGAAATAG